The Plasmodium brasilianum strain Bolivian I chromosome 14, whole genome shotgun sequence genome contains a region encoding:
- a CDS encoding peptidyl-prolyl cis-trans isomerase, with the protein MLNKSLTATKIVGKKCINWWGNLHLSWKLAIGFTILFPPMWNYNERRKAREKQIYYNKSIKDYVFFDFAMENKYIGRVLIGLYSDQVPLSVENFIQLAEGYKIKDKYIGYRNTYIHKVYPGIGLVGGNVLNDKEGLSIYGKKFPDENFDMEFVQDGDVALYNEGPHSNSSQFIITFSPMPILHNHNVVIGTVLKGMDIIRKIENVGTKLGNPMYDVKIINCGLYKNLEEDGPPFFNVTDILDKDNKNILSKNEFENLTDSQKQSLINGENKFQIKK; encoded by the coding sequence ATGCTTAATAAAAGTTTGACGGCAACAAAAATAGTaggaaaaaaatgcattaatTGGTGGGGTAATCTACATTTATCATGGAAATTAGCAATAGGTTTTACTATACTTTTTCCACCTATGTGGAACTACAACGAAAGAAGGAAAGCAAGAGAAAAAcagatatattataacaaatCGATAAAagattatgtattttttgaCTTTGCaatggaaaataaatatataggtaGAGTTTTGATAGGTTTATATTCTGATCAAGTACCTTTATCagttgaaaattttattcagTTAGCGGAAggttataaaattaaagataaatatattggatatagaaatacatatattcacaAAGTATACCCAGGAATTGGTTTAGTAGGTGGAAATGtattaaatgataaagaaGGCTTAAGTATATATGGGAAAAAATTTCCTGACGAAAATTTTGATATGGAATTTGTTCAGGATGGTGATGTTGCCTTATATAATGAAGGACCTCATAGCAATTCCTCtcaatttattataactttttCCCCTATGCCAATATTGCATAATCATAATGTAGTTATTGGTACTGTTTTAAAAGGTATGGACATAATTCGAAAGATTGAAAATGTCGGAACAAAATTAGGTAATCCCATGTatgatgtaaaaattattaactgCGGCTTATATAAGAATTTAGAGGAAGATGGCCCCCCTTTTTTTAACGTAACTGATATTTTGGACAAggacaataaaaatattttatcaaaaaatgaGTTCGAAAATTTAACGGACTCACAAAAGCAATCTCTTATTAATGGTGAGAACAAatttcaaattaaaaaatga
- a CDS encoding hypothetical protein (conserved Plasmodium protein): protein MEHENLKEDSSNEDQTRIYKILLLTYAKRLSKYQDQIKNIYFYNSIISNIKDGSHDYLLNEHVTSQHYFIDTLVKSNDSQEFLKSIHLIEEQLNKKENKINEQSSDSFGSNNNNNNGETNNDMINNESSQTDQVNRRTLLNNYIMDVIERSHIFLLLKILFVLFLFEANSKMYFIVSGLFILYNRGFFDVLVNNFSFMSNNESIEQVLRRIRESRNLNNSMENGNIVESYNLNEGTQESNEQNSEQNSEQSNGMNNVQNNGPDNEQTNQNCLTSQGFIQKGEEGKETHEIKNEKTAEKTAEKTNVINELSTRVRMESNRENNDDTKGAVGEWSNDGMYEKNDEEFMEKFNDQFNLKITNKNLKETNEKTGVSMDNMDNQKKSSFFLFKKKKLDEEKNDGIELKVKKSSYDEFNSALNVNEKKDHNLKDETDDEFFNGIDVTHNDGGDVGNLANSGIRRRNINNANNKNANYVNTTNNTNDNDNNTYFHDSSTTFNNLLNNSMSEFINSYCNDSEKNSDTSESRLSNESCKKKETDVQNIKNEEDNNSRIAARRKPTKFEKFIYQSVVMFFMTLLPWWVPDVAYLED from the coding sequence ATGGAACATGAGAACTTAAAAGAAGATTCATCAAATGAAGATCAGACAAggatttacaaaattttactattaaCATATGCAAAAAGATTATCAAAATATCAagatcaaataaaaaatatttacttttataatagtattatttCAAACATAAAGGATGGATCACATGATTATTTGTTAAATGAACATGTGACTTCTCagcattattttattgataCACTAGTTAAATCAAATGATAGTCaggaatttttaaaaagtattcaTTTAATTGAGGAACAACTAAATAAGAAGGAAAATAAGATAAACGAGCAAAGTTCTGATTCTTTTGGtagcaataataacaataataatggaGAGACAAATAATGATATGATAAATAATGAATCGAGTCAAACTGACCAAGTAAATCGAAGAACACTATTGAATAACTACATAATGGACGTAATCGAAAGATcacacatatttttattattaaaaattttatttgttttatttttatttgaagcTAATTCGAAGatgtattttattgtttctggcttgtttattttatacaataGGGGATTTTTTGATGTCCTAGTAAACAATTTTAGTTTTATGTCAAATAATGAATCGATAGAACAAGTTTTAAGAAGAATAAGAGAATCAAGAAATCTAAATAATAGCATGGAAAATGGAAACATTGTGGAAAGCTACAACTTAAATGAAGGTACACAGGAAAGTAATGAACAGAATAGTGAACAGAATAGTGAACAGAGTAATGGGATGAATAATGTGCAGAATAATGGACCGGATAATGAACAAACAAATCAAAACTGTTTAACTTCACAGGGATTCATACAAAAAGGGgaagaaggaaaagaaacacatgaaataaagaatgaaaaaacgGCTGAAAAAACGGCTGAAAAAACGAATGTAATAAATGAGTTATCAACCCGCGTACGAATGGAAAGTAATCGtgaaaataatgatgatacTAAAGGTGCGGTTGGAGAATGGAGTAATGATGGAATGTATGAGAAAAATGACGAGGAATTTATGGAAAAGTTTAATGatcaatttaatttaaaaattactaataaaaatttgaaagagacaaatgaaaaaactgGTGTGAGTATGGATAACATGGACAATCAAAAGAAaagttccttttttttgtttaaaaaaaagaagctagatgaagaaaaaaatgatggaattgaattaaaagtaaaaaaaagttcatatGACGAATTTAATTCTGcattaaatgtaaatgaaaaaaaggatcATAATTTAAAGGATGAAACTGATGATGAATTCTTTAACGGAATAGACGTTACTCATAATGATGGTGGTGATGTTGGGAATCTTGCAAATTCAGGTATTAgaagaagaaatattaataatgcaaataataaaaatgctaattatgtaaatacgACAAATAACACTAATGATAATGacaataatacatattttcatGATAGTTCAAcaacatttaataatttattaaataatagcatgagtgaatttataaattcatattgTAATGACTCCGAAAAGAATTCAGACACTAGTGAATCCCGCTTAAGTAATGAGtcttgcaaaaaaaaagaaacggatgttcaaaatattaaaaatgaagaggACAACAATTCAAGAATTGCTGCTAGAAGGAAACCGAcgaaatttgaaaaatttatatatcaatCAGTAGTCATGTTTTTTATGACACTTTTGCCATGGTGGGTGCCCGATGTAGCTTACTTAGAAgattaa
- a CDS encoding hypothetical protein (conserved Plasmodium protein): MHYFVRKKNETINKRDDFITNSKLIKKNGSIINDNKLESGYEKNNPITKKINSENALNESTNSFLASSYMEEEENYSKQPRDITNLKRLSNTKDHKHNQDKCLDNSSTDYGMKSYSESMENGYSQNLNVSTSFHEKEEDYVEEEKIDRQLTFKNYNKLNYSNVENAGNVDEAEGVDNVSNISSVVDSGHVGNNINKYKVDNSRDNFTYINSKDKVLFVNVSRDSKNNIMSLTASQKYNIQNSSFSNNLKKEKELKNSIMLENEKHRDNQDVMEDINYNSEKSYIKVNNNKTDDINNASKNINRKDEKFYDKGHSIKKHTKLSTSDHLFISDNEQEININNFHFTSNNQSEQSNVEREKGANKNSSENDDIEYLNKTKKDTGVNYKRQNNHNNNSKDIDEHISSNDRYYIEKNEKDEVEQKLNSIDFSDNYDNKEEFINDEQLTNTKNELHQRNKNANSNELNSSFIMDKMSSEKNLNIHNNKKNNILEKSEKLKENDSHINYNRCLEQSVKSRVTHNNSNRTFVDTSIVSVKSKDRYTTSESNSVESSNRLARSSGNLAGSGDILGGSRASMKVNHSYILSRSNLSETLVNDGQTTNSMLTRQSAKIESAYSTNKSNSRHMESRRSYTECRGICKNSIKEHTEIAKNNLTDYENKMKASRNRTVDLTAKLIDPIFDQNKPTSRSITESSNNVNIRSNSVISKSGREKWTNNSEELSNNQTNANRDMEYRNGLTNPSMEKSKSHYEKESYNLAESNIVGEENNFREANNLNDSNYAMHASMDTITETHNTSISLNQSQNEEGYISNESSNKLSKSEYYVNKLRNRNNIHSETVNSESRRSISNSIYSHIESHENTLNSNNCLVRQKQSYRELNNILNESSDRLMNSKDSQIESENHLRQMNGSTLQNSKYEEKLMGLTINFVESTNNSNNKESKSYLNKSEDYIEDSNNNLIKYNLKCSNDDCDKDQLFNEFEKKKKHINEMNYYYGNNRRYHLNISENIPKKNIQLDYKKFNTFVKNDEQKADLLVEFQKSIKKKGIMINPEVNDINQKCISRKNLDIHNKYLINDKTNNLVDYNEKEEDCLNYFLMDNNANSHPMDTSNGDIEEELEKGEFYNNIEDSFEDFEKKNYNNSSGHINSSNHNNSSGHNNSSGHNNNSGHNNSSGHNNSSGHNNSSGHNNSSGHNNSSGHNNSSSHNNSSGHNNSSGHNNSSSHNNSSGHNNSNGNNDISADYNSNNCELEFSFNQEIKKYSNIPNDCSTSINNNFQNFMDNYDIHTSNNFDLTMSNNSNKIVDTDKLAMENKYNSNYIRKLSMNDNFVNTDLQISYMENEIQNRIKDLDASLGKKFENKCDAVLNRIEKLLSCDFLSEH; encoded by the coding sequence ATGCATTATTTcgtgagaaaaaaaaatgaaacgaTTAACAAAAGAGACGATTTTATAACGAACAGTAAACTGATTAAAAAGAACGGAtcaataataaatgataataaactTGAAAGTGGatatgaaaagaataatccaattacaaagaaaattaattCGGAAAATGCATTAAATGAAAGCACAAACTCCTTTTTGGCTAGTAGTTATAtggaagaagaggaaaattattcaaaacaACCAAGAGACATAACAAATCTTAAAAGACTATCAAATACAAAGGATCATAAGCATAATCAAGACAAATGTCTAGACAATTCTAGTACTGACTATGGAATGAAAAGTTATAGTGAAAGTATGGAAAATGGATATTCTCAAAATTTAAACGTGTCAACAAGTTTTCATGAAAAGGAGGAAGACTATGTCGAAGAAGAGAAAATTGATCGTCAGCTTACCTTTAAAAACTACAATAAATTGAATTATTCGAATGTCGAAAATGCTGGCAATGTTGATGAAGCTGAAGGCGTTGACAATGTTAGTAATATTAGTAGTGTTGTTGACTCTGGCCATGTTGGAAATAATATCAACAAATATAAAGTAGATAATTCGAGAGATAATTTTACTTACATTAATTCAAAAGACAAAGTATTATTCGTAAATGTAAGTAGAGATTCGAAAAATAACATTATGTCATTAACAGCTAGTCAAAAATACAATATTCAGAATTCatcattttcaaataatcttaaaaaggaaaaagaattaaaaaatagtataatgctagaaaatgaaaaacacaGAGACAATCAAGATGTGATGGAGGATATTAATTACAATTCTGAAAAAAGTTATATCaaagtaaataataataaaactgatgatataaataatgctTCTAAAAACATCAATCGAAAGGACGAAAAGTTTTATGATAAAGGACACTCAATAAAGAAGCATACCAAACTTAGTACAAGTGATCATCTGTTCATTTCGGATAATGAACAAGAgattaatataaacaattttcattttacgaGTAATAATCAATCAGAACAATCAAATGTAGAAAGGGAAAAAGGTGCAAACAAGAACTCAAGTGAAAATGATGatatagaatatttaaaCAAAACCAAAAAGGACACAGGCGTAAATTACAAGAGGCagaataatcataataacaATTCGAAAGATATTGATGAACATATTAGTAGTAATGATAGatattatatagaaaaaaatgagaaagaCGAAGTAGAACAAAAATTGAACTCAATAGACTTCTCTGATAATTATGATAACAAAGAAGAGTTTATTAATGATGAACAGTTAACAAATACAAAGAATGAACTTCATcaaagaaacaaaaatgcGAATAGTAATGAGTTAAACAGTAGCTTTATAATGGATAAAATGTCATCTgaaaaaaacttaaatattcataacaacaaaaaaaataatatattagaaaaaagtgaaaagCTGAAGGAAAATGATTCCcacataaattataacaGGTGTTTAGAGCAATCAGTAAAATCTAGAGTTACTCACAATAATTCTAATAGAACTTTCGTGGACACATCCATTGTATCAGTGAAGTCAAAAGATAGGTATACAACATCTGAGAGTAATTCGGTGGAGTCGAGCAACAGATTAGCTCGATCGAGTGGTAATTTAGCTGGGTCTGGTGATATTTTGGGGGGATCAAGAGCTTCCATGAAAGTGAATCACAGTTACATACTGTCAAGGAGCAATTTATCAGAGACATTAGTCAACGATGGTCAAACAACAAATAGTATGTTAACGCGACAAAGTGCTAAGATAGAGTCGGCATACAGTACAAATAAATCAAATAGCAGGCACATGGAATCTAGAAGAAGCTATACAGAATGCAGAGGTATCTGTAAGAATTCGATAAAAGAACATACAgaaatagcaaaaaataatttaacagattatgaaaataagatGAAAGCATCAAGAAATAGAACAGTGGATCTGACTGCAAAATTGATAGACCCAATTTTTGATCAAAATAAACCCACATCACGTAGTATTACGGAATCAagtaataatgtaaatataagaaGCAATTCTGTAATATCAAAAAGTGGGAGAGAAAAGTGGACAAATAACTCAGAAGAATTATCTAATAATCAAACAAATGCGAATAGAGATATGGAATATAGAAACGGTCTAACGAATCCAAGCATGGAAAAATCAAAGAGCCACTACGAAAAAGAATCATATAATTTAGCCGAATCGAATATTGTTGgggaagaaaataatttcagGGAAGCTAATAACTTAAATGATTCAAATTATGCTATGCATGCATCTATGGATACCATAACAGAAACACATAATACTTCAATCAGCTTGAATCAGAGTCAAAATGAAGAAGGCTACATTTCGAATGAATCTTCTAATAAGTTAAGTAAGTCAGAATACTATGTGAACAAATTGCGTAATAGGAATAACATACATTCCGAAACAGTAAATAGTGAATCGAGAAGGAGCATATCTAATTCAATATATAGTCATATAGAATCACATGAAAATACGttaaattcaaataattgTCTTGTTAGACAAAAACAAAGTTACAGAGAATTAAACAATATCCTTAATGAATCCAGTGATAGATTAATGAATTCCAAAGATAGTCAGATAGAGTCAGAAAATCATTTGCGTCAGATGAATGGTAGTACCTTACAAAATTCTAAATATGAAGAGAAGTTGATGGGATTAACAATCAATTTTGTAGAATCAACAAATAACTCTAATAATAAGGAGTCAAAaagttatttaaataaatcagAAGATTATATAGAAGATTCGAATAACAATTTAATTAAGTATAACTTGAAATGTTCAAATGATGATTGTGATAAAGACCAACTATTTAAcgaatttgaaaaaaagaagaaacacATAAATGAAATGAACTATTATTATGGAAACAACAGAAGATATCATCTCAATATAAGTGAGAATATTCctaaaaagaatatacaactagattataaaaaattcaataCTTTTGTAAAGAATGATGAACAAAAAGCTGATCTATTAGTAGAGTTtcaaaaaagtattaaaaaaaaggggataATGATAAATCCAGAAGTTAATGACATTAATCAGAAATGTATATCTAGAAAAAATCTGGATATTCACAATAAATATCTGATAAATGACAAAACCAATAACTTAGTagattataatgaaaaagaagaggattgtttgaattattttttaatggaTAATAATGCAAACAGTCACCCAATGGATACATCTAATGGTGACATTGAAGAGGAATTGGAAAAGGGGGAATTCTATAATAACATAGAAGATAGTTTCGaagattttgaaaaaaaaaattataataatagtagcgGCCATATTAATAGTAGCAAccataataatagtagcggtcataataatagtagcggtcataataataatagcggccataataatagtagcggccataataatagtagcggtcataataatagtagcggccataataatagtagcggccataataatagtagcggccataataatagtagcagccataataatagtagcggccataataatagtagcggccataataatagtagcagccataataatagtagcggccataataatagtaatggtaataatGACATTAGTGCAGattataacagtaataattgCGAATTAGAATTTTCTTTCAATCAagaaattaagaaatattcCAATATACCGAATGACTGCTCTACatcaattaataataattttcaaaattttatggATAATTATGATATACATACATCTAACAATTTTGATTTAACTATGTCtaataattcaaataaaattgttGATACGGATAAGCTAGCcatggaaaataaatataattctaattatattagaaaattatctatgaatgataattttgttaatactGATTTGCAAATATCATATATGGAGAATGAAATTCAAAACAGAATAAAAGATTTAGATGCTTCTCtaggaaaaaaatttgaaaataaatgtgATGCAGTTCTTAACAGAATCGAAAAGTTGCTATCCTGTGATTTTTTGAGTGAACATTAA